GACAGGTTGAAGAACACCGATCGATCAGCAGCCCCCGCAGATTGCGGGGGCTTTTTTTTGGCAGGAAGCAGGGAGAGGTGGATGGGGTTAGGCGCAGCTCTGCGGGGTGGGTGTGGGTGTGGGCAAACAGGGTGCGTGTGATGAAGAACGGCTTAGGGCCAGGGGTGGTGGCTGCCGCCTGTGAGCACACGGCGCACGCATGAAGGCATCGGCTCAGACTGGCGGGAAGCGCATGAACAGCCTTCCGTGCAGATCCCGGGCAAGAACGTTCTAAAGAAGGCGGAGCTTTCGCTGCCGCAGGCAGAGGCCTACCAGAGCAACAACGCCAGAGAGCAAGACAAACAGAGAGAGGAAAGCCGATTCATTGGCAGCGGCATGCTGGAAGCTTGAAAACGCTAGATAGACACATGCCACAGCGAAAAGAAGCGGACACAAGGGGAAGAGTGGCGTCTGGAAAGTGTTCACGCTTGGCGCACCGGAGCGGCGGCGCAGGATGATCAGGGACAGTGCAATCAGGGTGAGAAAAGCCCAGAAGAGGGGTGCGGTGTATTCCACGATCGCCGTGAAGCCATCGGGTTGAACGGCGGCGATCGCAATCAACGCGCTGCTGAAAAGACTCTGAACCAGAAAACTCCGGGTGGGGGTGCTTCGTACCCTCTGCCATCCGCCGAGGAAGCCAAGGGCCTGCCAGTCTTGGCCAAGGGCATGGTTGGCCCGGGCACCCATCACCATCGTTGCGTTGATGCTGGTGAGGGCGGCCGCCCCGATCAGCAGGATCACAGCCAGCTCTGCCCAGCGGCCAAGGGACTGGCCCAGAACATCCACGGCGGCAGCAGAGCTTTGGGCAAGCCCGGAGATCCCCAGCGCGGAAAGCAACGACAGGTTGAACACCAGATAGATCGCGGTGATCAACACCAGGCTCAGCACCAGCACGTTCGTGACCGCGCGAGGCCCACCTCTCACCTCTGAAGAGATGGTGGCGGCCTCATTCCAACCACCGAAGGTGAGCAGCACGAACACCAGGGCTGTGCCCAGGCTGGCCGGACGGGGACTGCTCTGAAAGGCCTCGGTGGAGATAGACGCGAGGTGACCATTGCTGGCAAAACCGGCAATGCTGATGATCAGCAAACCAACCAGGATCACCAGCACCAGTGGTTTCTGGATGCCGGTGGCCACGCGCAGCCCCAGCAGATTCAATGCCGTGAGCACGAGTACGACAACCAGCGCCCCCATCCCTTCAGA
This genomic window from Synechococcus sp. MW101C3 contains:
- a CDS encoding APC family permease produces the protein MTSSSSAQTNPARVVHQWEAVCLIVGLVIGAGIFKTPSLVAQFTQDPGWLITAWVVGAVVSFTGALCYAELSSAYPHIGGEYHFLTLAYGRRLSFLYAWTKATVINPGSIALLAFVFSDAISRLLPLGLRSEGMGALVVVLVLTALNLLGLRVATGIQKPLVLVILVGLLIISIAGFASNGHLASISTEAFQSSPRPASLGTALVFVLLTFGGWNEAATISSEVRGGPRAVTNVLVLSLVLITAIYLVFNLSLLSALGISGLAQSSAAAVDVLGQSLGRWAELAVILLIGAAALTSINATMVMGARANHALGQDWQALGFLGGWQRVRSTPTRSFLVQSLFSSALIAIAAVQPDGFTAIVEYTAPLFWAFLTLIALSLIILRRRSGAPSVNTFQTPLFPLCPLLFAVACVYLAFSSFQHAAANESAFLSLFVLLSGVVALVGLCLRQRKLRLL